Proteins encoded together in one Aggregicoccus sp. 17bor-14 window:
- a CDS encoding chromate transporter, with translation MTAPTPPVPLPPASKARPRPSLGELLRLSLYLGLVGFGGGVSVLAIIESLVVARHGWLTPKEFANTATIAQMLPGGAATNTLAQVGLRFHGVRGAAVTYGGFVLPGALSIGLLAWAYVHFGALPHADAFLAGLNAAVVGVIGAITVKMARTSVVRLWQMGVVALALLLTLVGQAGPLEVAFLGIAGGLGWDLGIERARLLRFGRKRFQPAPQVGLPDEGGTLQHAAGPESAESAAPREPASPPRPPGMLWLLPAGSLLPGALMVLLPMAVIFFRIGLGAYGGGFAIIPALHRELVDTALITERQFADAVAVGKLTPGPVLLMATFLGYVKEGLAGALVATLAILTPPFLLVVALSAWLTRVRSRRWVRAALRGLTPAVVGLMLAAALTLGQTMKTGVGLSLAAVTAMTLIRFETVNPVALLAVCGVVRLALHLGLGL, from the coding sequence ATGACGGCGCCGACGCCTCCTGTCCCCCTCCCACCCGCGTCCAAGGCGCGGCCGCGCCCCTCGCTCGGCGAGCTGCTGCGGCTCAGCCTCTACCTCGGGCTCGTCGGCTTCGGCGGCGGGGTGAGCGTGCTGGCCATCATCGAGTCGCTGGTGGTGGCGCGCCACGGCTGGCTCACCCCGAAGGAGTTCGCCAACACGGCCACCATCGCGCAGATGCTGCCCGGGGGCGCCGCCACCAACACGCTCGCCCAGGTGGGCCTGCGCTTCCACGGGGTGCGCGGCGCGGCGGTGACGTACGGGGGCTTCGTGCTGCCGGGGGCGCTGAGCATCGGGCTGCTCGCGTGGGCGTACGTGCACTTCGGCGCCCTGCCGCACGCGGACGCCTTCCTCGCCGGGCTCAACGCCGCGGTGGTGGGCGTCATCGGCGCCATCACGGTGAAGATGGCGCGCACCAGCGTGGTGCGGCTGTGGCAGATGGGCGTGGTCGCGCTCGCGCTGCTGCTCACCCTGGTGGGCCAGGCAGGCCCGCTGGAGGTGGCCTTCCTCGGCATCGCCGGAGGGCTGGGCTGGGACCTGGGCATCGAGCGCGCGCGGCTCCTGCGCTTCGGGCGCAAGCGCTTCCAGCCCGCGCCCCAGGTGGGCCTGCCGGACGAGGGCGGCACCCTGCAGCACGCCGCCGGCCCCGAGAGCGCCGAGAGCGCGGCGCCCCGGGAGCCAGCCTCGCCACCGCGCCCTCCCGGGATGCTGTGGCTCTTGCCCGCGGGCAGCCTGCTGCCCGGCGCGCTGATGGTGCTGCTGCCGATGGCGGTCATCTTCTTTCGCATCGGGCTGGGCGCGTACGGCGGCGGCTTCGCCATCATCCCGGCACTGCACCGCGAGCTGGTGGACACCGCGCTCATCACCGAGCGGCAGTTCGCGGACGCGGTGGCCGTGGGCAAGCTCACTCCCGGCCCCGTGCTGCTGATGGCCACCTTCCTCGGCTACGTGAAGGAGGGGCTCGCCGGCGCGCTGGTGGCCACGCTCGCCATCCTCACCCCGCCCTTCCTGCTGGTGGTGGCGCTCTCCGCGTGGCTCACCCGCGTGCGCTCGCGGCGCTGGGTGCGCGCGGCGCTGCGCGGCCTCACCCCGGCCGTGGTGGGGCTGATGCTCGCCGCGGCCCTCACGCTGGGGCAGACGATGAAGACGGGCGTGGGGCTCTCGCTCGCCGCCGTGACGGCGATGACGCTCATCCGCTTCGAGACGGTGAACCCGGTGGCGCTGCTCGCGGTGTGCGGCGTGGTAAGGCTCGCCCTGCACCTGGGCCTGGGGCTCTAG
- a CDS encoding DUF1634 domain-containing protein: protein MSEVSPEVQVEGEAGAVQAAPAEVADTALGAELLISGLLRSGVLLSLAFVVSGMVLSFVHHPDYLSSAESLQRLTSPEHSVHTLSEVLAGAAAASGQAFVMVGLLLLIATPVMRVALSLVLFQRQGDRTFTRITGVVLTLLLVAFLLGRAGE, encoded by the coding sequence GTGAGCGAGGTGAGTCCCGAGGTGCAGGTGGAGGGGGAGGCGGGCGCGGTGCAGGCGGCGCCCGCCGAGGTGGCGGACACGGCGCTGGGGGCGGAGCTGCTCATCAGCGGGCTGCTGCGCTCCGGGGTGCTGCTCAGCCTCGCCTTCGTGGTGAGCGGCATGGTGCTCTCCTTCGTGCACCACCCGGACTACCTCTCCAGCGCCGAGTCCCTGCAGCGCCTCACCAGCCCCGAGCACAGCGTGCACACGCTCTCCGAGGTGCTCGCGGGCGCGGCGGCCGCGAGCGGCCAGGCCTTCGTGATGGTGGGGCTGCTGCTGCTCATCGCGACGCCCGTCATGCGCGTGGCGCTCTCGCTCGTGCTCTTCCAGCGCCAGGGCGACCGCACCTTCACCCGCATCACCGGCGTGGTCCTCACGCTGCTGCTCGTGGCCTTCCTGCTGGGGCGCGCGGGCGAGTAG
- a CDS encoding sulfite exporter TauE/SafE family protein, translating to MTPLLFALTLFVVSLGSGALGALLGLGGGLILVPVLTLALGVDIRYAVGASIVSVIATSSGAAAAYVRERMANLRVAMFLELATVSGALTGAFLAGIVSGRWLFLIFGVVMGYSALVMLRSRGDLDAPVPADDLSDRLGLHGSYWDESEGREVPYQVTGARTGLGLMYVAGTVSGLLGIGSGALKVPAMDLAMRLPIKVSTATSNFMIGVTAAASAGVYFARGDIDPFIAGPVSAGIVLGATASSRMLGKLQNRRLRQIFVAVLLVVSAQMLFKGVRA from the coding sequence ATGACGCCTCTGCTCTTCGCGCTCACCCTCTTCGTCGTCTCCCTCGGCTCGGGGGCGCTCGGCGCGCTGCTGGGCCTGGGCGGCGGACTCATCCTCGTACCCGTGCTCACCTTGGCGCTCGGTGTGGACATCCGCTACGCGGTCGGGGCCTCCATCGTCTCGGTCATCGCGACCTCCAGCGGCGCCGCGGCCGCCTACGTGCGCGAGCGCATGGCGAACCTGCGCGTGGCGATGTTCCTGGAGCTGGCCACCGTGTCCGGCGCGCTCACCGGTGCCTTCCTCGCGGGCATCGTGAGCGGGCGCTGGCTCTTCCTCATCTTCGGCGTGGTGATGGGCTACAGCGCGCTCGTCATGCTGCGCTCGCGCGGGGACCTGGATGCGCCGGTGCCGGCGGACGACCTGAGCGACCGGCTCGGGCTGCACGGCAGCTACTGGGACGAGAGCGAGGGGCGCGAGGTGCCCTACCAGGTGACGGGCGCGCGCACGGGGCTGGGCCTCATGTACGTGGCGGGCACGGTGTCGGGGCTGCTGGGCATCGGCTCGGGGGCGCTGAAGGTGCCGGCGATGGACCTCGCCATGCGCCTGCCCATCAAGGTGAGCACCGCCACGAGCAACTTCATGATCGGCGTGACGGCGGCGGCGAGCGCCGGGGTGTACTTCGCGCGCGGCGACATCGACCCCTTCATCGCGGGGCCCGTCTCGGCGGGCATCGTGCTGGGGGCGACCGCGAGCTCGCGCATGCTGGGCAAGCTGCAGAACCGGCGGCTGCGGCAGATCTTCGTCGCGGTGCTGCTGGTGGTGTCCGCGCAGATGCTGTTCAAGGGGGTGCGCGCGTGA
- a CDS encoding sulfite exporter TauE/SafE family protein, translated as MLALGLSLAVLMGLSLGLLGGGGSILTVPIFVYVLGFPAKESIAMGLAVVGTTSLVGAALHGRAGNVHLRAALAFGGLAMAGTWLGARLSAHVPGTLQLVAFAAVMLVAALLMLRSAGPKPTAEAERAPARRSLPLTAAVSLAVGLLTGLVGVGGGFLIVPALVLFAGLPMKQAVGSSLLVIALNAFVGFAGYLGQVQVPWALLGGFTLLAAVGIGVGTALVRFVSQAALKRAFSLFLVLMGAFILFKNRAVLTGSGAPPVTAAAAAARR; from the coding sequence GTGCTCGCACTCGGCCTCTCGCTCGCTGTCCTCATGGGCCTCTCCCTCGGCCTGCTCGGCGGGGGCGGCTCCATCCTCACCGTCCCCATCTTCGTGTACGTGCTCGGCTTTCCCGCGAAGGAGTCCATCGCGATGGGGCTCGCGGTGGTGGGCACGACGAGCCTCGTCGGCGCGGCGCTGCACGGGCGCGCGGGCAACGTGCACCTGCGGGCGGCGCTCGCGTTCGGCGGGCTCGCAATGGCGGGCACCTGGCTGGGCGCGCGCCTCTCCGCGCACGTCCCGGGCACGCTGCAGCTGGTGGCCTTCGCCGCGGTGATGCTGGTGGCCGCGCTCCTCATGCTGCGCAGCGCAGGCCCGAAGCCCACCGCGGAGGCGGAGCGCGCGCCCGCGCGGCGCAGCCTCCCGCTCACGGCCGCGGTGAGCCTCGCGGTGGGACTGCTCACCGGGCTGGTGGGCGTGGGCGGCGGCTTCCTCATCGTCCCGGCGCTGGTGCTCTTCGCGGGGCTGCCCATGAAGCAGGCGGTGGGCAGCAGCCTGCTGGTCATCGCCCTCAACGCCTTCGTGGGCTTCGCGGGCTACCTCGGCCAGGTGCAGGTGCCGTGGGCGCTGCTGGGCGGGTTCACCCTGCTCGCGGCGGTGGGCATCGGGGTGGGGACTGCGCTCGTGCGCTTCGTCTCCCAGGCAGCCCTCAAGCGCGCCTTCTCCCTCTTCCTCGTGCTGATGGGCGCCTTCATCCTCTTCAAGAACCGCGCGGTGCTCACCGGCTCCGGTGCGCCGCCCGTCACCGCCGCGGCCGCCGCGGCCCGGCGTTAG
- a CDS encoding YeeE/YedE family protein — translation MTQFLPSLLGGVLIGLSASLLLLFNGRIAGISGIAGGLLAPARGEVGWRLAFVAGLVGGGLLVRALMPGAFGNAAAAAPSAGLVVLAGLLVGFGTRLGNGCTSGHGVCGLSRGATRSLAATLTFVATGMLAVFLVRQLSGGAL, via the coding sequence ATGACCCAGTTCCTCCCCTCCCTCCTCGGCGGCGTGCTCATCGGGCTCTCCGCCTCGCTGCTCCTCCTCTTCAACGGCCGCATCGCCGGCATCAGCGGCATCGCGGGCGGCCTGCTCGCTCCGGCGCGCGGCGAGGTGGGCTGGCGCCTCGCCTTCGTCGCAGGCCTGGTGGGCGGCGGCCTGCTGGTGCGCGCACTGATGCCCGGTGCGTTCGGCAATGCCGCGGCCGCAGCGCCCTCGGCCGGGCTCGTCGTGCTCGCGGGGCTGCTGGTGGGCTTCGGCACCCGGCTGGGCAACGGCTGCACCAGCGGCCACGGCGTGTGCGGGCTGAGCCGCGGCGCGACCCGCTCGCTCGCCGCGACGCTCACCTTCGTGGCCACCGGGATGCTCGCCGTCTTCCTCGTGCGCCAGCTGTCCGGAGGTGCCCTGTGA
- a CDS encoding DUF6691 family protein, whose protein sequence is MKALLAALGAGLVFALGLGLGGMTDPARVRGFLDVTGAWDPSLAFVMGGALGTHALLRRLILRTRARPLLAPAFPDLSHTRVDARLLGGAAIFGVGWGLVGYCPGPAFTALATGAPVALLFVGAMLAGMLLFRLWERRSARA, encoded by the coding sequence GTGAAGGCGCTGCTCGCGGCGCTCGGCGCGGGCCTCGTCTTCGCGCTGGGCCTCGGCCTGGGCGGGATGACCGACCCCGCGCGGGTGCGCGGCTTCCTCGACGTGACGGGCGCGTGGGACCCCAGCCTCGCCTTCGTGATGGGCGGCGCGCTGGGCACGCACGCGCTCCTGCGCCGGCTCATCCTGCGCACCCGCGCGCGGCCCCTGCTGGCCCCGGCCTTCCCCGACCTCTCGCACACCCGCGTGGACGCGCGGCTGCTCGGGGGCGCGGCCATCTTCGGCGTCGGCTGGGGGCTCGTCGGCTACTGCCCCGGCCCCGCCTTCACCGCGCTCGCGACCGGCGCGCCGGTGGCGCTGCTCTTCGTGGGCGCGATGCTGGCTGGGATGCTGCTCTTCCGCCTCTGGGAGCGCCGCTCGGCGCGGGCCTGA
- a CDS encoding sigma-70 family RNA polymerase sigma factor: protein MKRSERELIEAAKAGDSRALEELLARHEKQVYRFGLRMCGSEEDAKEVLQETLLAAFRGLHAFRGDAELSTWLYTLARTHCLRARRPRAGAPKELQPLDAPDAQQVPAHEGGPDARAHARQMGEVLQAAILALPEPARETLVLRDVEGLSAEEAAQVVGIEVRALKSRLHRARLQLRENLSTLLGERGEDAPGAGCPELAQELAAYAAQEIDQAACVRLEEHLSRCPRCAAACDALKSTVSLCRRIPGDEVPAQVRAAVRQALARAVPTV from the coding sequence ATGAAGCGCAGCGAGCGCGAGCTCATCGAGGCAGCGAAGGCGGGCGACTCCCGGGCGCTCGAGGAGCTGCTCGCGCGCCACGAGAAGCAGGTGTACCGCTTCGGCCTGCGCATGTGCGGCTCCGAGGAGGACGCGAAGGAGGTGCTGCAGGAGACGCTGCTCGCGGCCTTCCGGGGCCTGCACGCGTTCCGCGGCGACGCGGAGCTGTCCACCTGGCTCTACACGCTCGCGCGCACGCACTGCCTGCGCGCGCGGCGCCCTCGCGCGGGCGCGCCGAAGGAGCTGCAGCCGCTCGATGCGCCGGACGCGCAGCAGGTGCCGGCGCACGAGGGCGGCCCGGACGCGCGCGCCCACGCGCGGCAGATGGGCGAGGTGCTGCAGGCGGCCATCCTCGCGCTGCCGGAGCCGGCGCGCGAGACGCTCGTCCTGCGCGACGTGGAGGGGCTCTCCGCGGAGGAGGCCGCGCAGGTGGTGGGCATCGAGGTGCGCGCGCTCAAGAGCCGGCTGCACCGCGCGCGACTGCAGCTGCGCGAGAACCTGAGCACGCTGCTGGGCGAGCGCGGCGAGGATGCGCCGGGCGCCGGCTGCCCGGAGCTCGCCCAGGAGCTCGCGGCCTACGCGGCGCAGGAGATCGACCAGGCCGCCTGCGTGCGCCTCGAGGAGCACCTCTCGCGCTGCCCTCGGTGCGCCGCCGCGTGCGACGCCCTCAAGAGCACCGTCTCCCTCTGCCGCCGCATCCCGGGCGACGAGGTGCCCGCCCAGGTGCGCGCCGCCGTGCGCCAGGCGCTCGCGCGCGCGGTCCCCACGGTCTGA
- a CDS encoding class I SAM-dependent methyltransferase, translated as MSDSPPNVAQQWDARFSGADFTYGTRPNDFLVEVAPRLPAGARVLSLGEGEGRNGVYLASLGHHVSAVDASRVGLEKAQRLAAERGVALQTQVADLADYRIAPASWDAVVCIFCHLPPPLRSRVHREVVQGLRPGGLVLLEAYTPAQLGRGTGGPPVAELLYTPAQLREDFAGLELLTLHELERDVREGRLHTGRAAVVQLVARKAG; from the coding sequence GTGTCCGACTCTCCCCCCAACGTCGCCCAGCAGTGGGACGCGCGCTTCTCCGGCGCCGACTTCACCTACGGCACCCGCCCCAACGACTTCCTCGTGGAGGTGGCGCCCCGGCTGCCCGCGGGCGCGCGCGTGCTCAGCCTCGGCGAGGGCGAGGGGCGCAACGGCGTGTACCTCGCCTCGCTCGGACACCACGTGAGCGCGGTGGACGCCTCGCGCGTGGGCCTGGAGAAGGCGCAGCGGCTCGCCGCCGAGCGCGGCGTCGCGCTGCAGACGCAGGTCGCGGACCTGGCCGACTACCGCATCGCGCCCGCGAGCTGGGACGCCGTGGTGTGCATCTTCTGCCACCTGCCCCCGCCGCTGCGCAGCCGAGTGCACCGCGAGGTGGTGCAGGGCCTGCGCCCGGGCGGGCTCGTGCTGCTCGAGGCCTACACCCCGGCGCAGCTGGGCCGCGGCACCGGCGGGCCGCCCGTGGCCGAGCTGCTCTACACGCCGGCGCAGCTGCGCGAGGACTTTGCGGGGCTGGAGCTGCTCACGCTGCACGAGCTCGAGCGCGACGTGCGCGAGGGCCGCCTGCACACGGGCCGCGCCGCGGTGGTGCAGCTGGTGGCGCGGAAGGCCGGATGA
- a CDS encoding rhodanese-like domain-containing protein, producing the protein MSPLPIPYRDVPPTALAQLGPGLRLVDVREPHEYTGELGHLPGAELVPLATVEAASAPWPREQPLLLICRSGNRSGRAAQALAALGFTRLYNLAGGMLAVNELGMPVERGAR; encoded by the coding sequence ATGAGTCCCCTGCCCATCCCCTACCGCGACGTCCCTCCCACCGCCCTCGCGCAGCTCGGCCCGGGGCTGCGCCTCGTCGACGTGCGCGAGCCCCACGAGTACACCGGCGAGCTGGGCCACCTGCCCGGCGCCGAGCTCGTCCCGCTCGCCACCGTGGAGGCGGCCAGCGCCCCCTGGCCCCGCGAGCAGCCGCTGCTGCTCATCTGCCGCTCGGGAAATCGCTCGGGCAGGGCGGCGCAAGCGCTCGCCGCGCTCGGTTTCACCCGGCTCTACAATCTCGCCGGCGGCATGCTCGCGGTGAACGAGCTGGGGATGCCCGTGGAGCGGGGCGCGCGGTAG
- a CDS encoding MBL fold metallo-hydrolase produces MTPIFRQLFDAESSTYTYLLGDPASGRAVLIDPVLEQVERDLQFVRELDLTLTHVFDTHVHADHITGSGVLRERTGARVVSGMGGAACADLQVRNGDEVRVGGLTFRVLATPGHTDDSVSYALAGRVFTGDALLVRGNGRTDFQNGDAGQLYDSITRVLFELPDSTLLYPAHDYQGRTVTSVGEEKRHNPRLAGKTREQFVEVMRNLHLPRPKKIDVAVPANRACGYPQSPPPGAR; encoded by the coding sequence ATGACTCCCATCTTCCGACAGCTCTTCGACGCCGAGTCCTCCACCTACACCTACCTGCTGGGCGACCCGGCGAGCGGGCGGGCCGTGCTCATCGACCCCGTGCTCGAGCAGGTCGAGCGCGACCTGCAGTTCGTGCGGGAGCTGGACCTCACGCTCACCCACGTCTTCGACACCCACGTGCACGCGGACCACATCACCGGCTCCGGCGTACTGCGCGAGCGCACCGGAGCGCGGGTGGTGAGCGGCATGGGCGGCGCCGCCTGCGCCGACCTGCAGGTGCGCAACGGCGACGAGGTGCGCGTGGGCGGACTCACGTTCCGCGTGCTCGCGACGCCCGGTCACACGGACGACAGCGTGAGCTACGCGCTCGCGGGCCGCGTCTTCACCGGCGATGCGCTGCTGGTGCGCGGCAACGGCCGCACCGACTTCCAGAACGGCGACGCGGGGCAGCTCTACGACTCCATCACCCGGGTCCTCTTCGAGCTGCCCGACAGCACCCTGCTCTACCCCGCGCACGACTACCAGGGCCGCACCGTGACGAGCGTGGGCGAGGAGAAGCGACACAACCCGCGCCTCGCCGGCAAGACCCGCGAGCAGTTCGTCGAGGTGATGCGCAACCTGCACCTGCCCCGGCCGAAGAAGATCGACGTCGCCGTGCCCGCGAACCGGGCCTGCGGCTACCCTCAGTCCCCACCCCCAGGAGCCCGATGA
- a CDS encoding nitrogen regulation protein NR(II) has translation MPKTLAPLLLLCVALTSVGVGMVSLLQRDRARLVQEFATDRQRQLEEATRGVGQALQEIGDDLRFAGELISQPSSSSDHKRELRALIEVVRPYKAFLVLDADGTERLRLLDRRADKGFARGPHMTALVETARRALAAPPGEVLTSQPITGMPQGAWLRAFATALPPGEDPAVPGGSPDQRPGVVAVLVDTEPFFAPVHLMTSDWENRLLLLGAHGAPTPASDPWLVEWYQRLRGPEGKKVPSYAKLLERMRAGEAGIQNLSEDEADRLGLGRADAVAVFTPIRARGTSHWSVATLHSTTELRSHERGLVLRLSLAALLVTVFIVAFGVYVLLASKRAVALRESRRHALRLAHLHDKTQKILDNIPTGVLALAADGHISAVNQALRERLPQGSVGAPLAEAFPRAPEATMARVRALLEAAVTGGSVTSVHGEPLALFGEEGVYSLHAVPLEPADPEVRTLLVVEDLSNVRALESQLLRAEKLATVGVLAAGIAHEIGTPLGVVRGRAEYVQGKLGPAHPQSAGVGVIVEQIDRVSRTLRQLLDFARLQRAVVRPVQLAPLARSVQELLRLEGARRKVALELQLPEAPLPPLAADPDQLQQVLVNLCLNALDACSEGGRVCLGASAPAPGEHWGLVALRVQDDGCGIPQESLNQVFDPFFTTKKRGQGTGLGLSMVAQIVRNHGGRVELESAPGKGTCVTLWWPVAEPTGSETATKREGSVKEEQRRVG, from the coding sequence ATGCCCAAGACCCTCGCTCCGCTGCTGCTGCTGTGTGTCGCGCTCACCAGCGTGGGCGTGGGGATGGTGTCCCTGCTGCAGCGCGACCGCGCGCGCCTGGTCCAGGAGTTCGCCACGGACCGGCAGCGCCAGCTGGAGGAGGCCACGCGCGGCGTCGGCCAGGCGCTGCAGGAGATCGGCGACGACCTGCGCTTCGCCGGCGAGCTGATCAGCCAGCCCAGCTCCAGCTCGGACCACAAGCGCGAGCTGCGCGCGCTGATCGAGGTGGTGCGCCCCTACAAGGCCTTCCTGGTGCTGGACGCGGACGGCACCGAGCGGCTGCGGCTGCTGGACCGGCGCGCGGACAAGGGCTTCGCGCGCGGGCCGCACATGACGGCGCTGGTGGAGACGGCGCGGCGTGCGCTCGCGGCGCCGCCCGGCGAGGTGCTCACGTCCCAGCCCATCACCGGCATGCCGCAGGGCGCGTGGCTGCGCGCCTTCGCCACGGCGCTGCCGCCCGGCGAGGACCCGGCGGTGCCCGGCGGCAGCCCCGACCAGCGCCCTGGCGTGGTGGCGGTGCTGGTGGACACCGAGCCCTTCTTCGCGCCCGTGCACCTGATGACGAGCGACTGGGAGAACCGGCTGCTCCTGCTCGGCGCGCACGGGGCGCCCACGCCCGCGAGCGACCCCTGGCTGGTGGAGTGGTACCAGCGGCTGCGCGGGCCCGAGGGCAAGAAGGTGCCCAGCTACGCGAAGCTGCTGGAGCGCATGCGCGCGGGCGAGGCAGGCATCCAGAACCTCTCCGAGGACGAGGCGGACCGCCTGGGGCTGGGGCGCGCGGACGCCGTCGCCGTCTTCACGCCCATCCGCGCGCGCGGCACCAGCCACTGGAGCGTGGCCACGCTGCACTCCACCACCGAGCTGCGCAGCCACGAGCGCGGGCTCGTCTTGCGCCTGAGCCTCGCGGCGCTGCTGGTGACGGTGTTCATCGTCGCCTTCGGCGTGTACGTGCTGCTCGCGAGCAAGCGCGCGGTGGCGCTGCGCGAGTCGCGCCGGCACGCGCTGCGGCTCGCGCACCTGCACGACAAGACGCAGAAGATTTTGGACAACATCCCCACCGGCGTCCTCGCGCTCGCGGCGGACGGGCACATCAGCGCGGTGAACCAGGCGCTGCGCGAGCGGCTGCCGCAGGGCAGCGTGGGCGCGCCGCTCGCCGAGGCCTTCCCGCGCGCGCCCGAGGCCACCATGGCCCGCGTGCGCGCGCTGCTCGAGGCGGCCGTCACCGGAGGCAGCGTCACCAGCGTGCACGGCGAGCCGCTCGCGCTCTTCGGCGAGGAGGGCGTGTACTCGCTCCACGCGGTGCCACTCGAGCCCGCGGACCCCGAGGTGCGCACGCTGCTCGTGGTGGAGGACCTCTCCAACGTGCGCGCGCTCGAGTCGCAGCTGCTGCGCGCGGAGAAGCTCGCCACGGTGGGTGTGCTCGCGGCCGGCATCGCGCACGAGATCGGCACCCCGCTCGGCGTCGTGCGCGGGCGCGCCGAGTACGTGCAGGGAAAGCTCGGCCCCGCGCACCCGCAGAGCGCGGGCGTGGGCGTCATCGTGGAGCAGATCGACCGGGTGAGCCGCACGCTGCGCCAGCTGCTGGACTTCGCGCGCCTGCAGCGCGCGGTGGTGCGTCCGGTGCAACTCGCGCCCCTCGCGCGCAGCGTGCAGGAGCTGCTGCGGCTGGAGGGCGCGCGGCGCAAGGTGGCGCTCGAGCTGCAGCTGCCGGAGGCGCCGCTGCCGCCGCTCGCCGCGGACCCGGACCAGCTGCAGCAGGTGCTGGTGAACTTGTGCCTCAACGCGCTGGACGCCTGCAGCGAGGGCGGGCGCGTGTGCCTCGGCGCGAGCGCGCCCGCGCCCGGCGAGCACTGGGGCCTGGTCGCGCTGCGCGTGCAGGACGACGGCTGCGGCATCCCCCAGGAGAGCCTCAACCAGGTGTTCGACCCCTTCTTCACCACGAAGAAGCGCGGCCAGGGCACGGGGCTGGGCCTGAGCATGGTGGCGCAGATCGTGCGAAACCACGGCGGCCGGGTGGAGCTGGAGAGCGCGCCGGGCAAGGGCACCTGTGTGACCTTGTGGTGGCCGGTGGCGGAGCCCACGGGCAGCGAGACGGCGACGAAGCGCGAGGGCAGCGTGAAGGAGGAGCAGCGACGTGTCGGGTGA
- a CDS encoding sigma-54-dependent transcriptional regulator: MSGESGRGGQQGHLLVVDDHVEMGRMLADPLQDAGYSVELATSGQDAIARVRARPFDAVLSDLRMEQVDGFDVLAAVHAVDAETPVLLMTAFGGVESAVEAMRRGAYHYFTKPFRLDEVLLYLGRALRDRALRAENRALRQAVREQQGFSALVGRSAPMRALYGLIERVAHSSAPALLRGESGTGKELVARALHFEGPRKGGPFVAVNCTALPGALLESELFGHVRGSFTGATTPRRGLFVEADGGTLFLDEVADMAPELQAKLLRVLEDHEVRAVGADSARRVDVRIVAATHQDLEARVKDGRLRQDLFYRLNVVTLRLPPLRERREDIALLVEHFLQAARARNPRARVKALAPDALAALSQLPFPGNVRELENLLERLVVLGGEEVVDLETLRLHAPGAGEAPHPLQRAQAQIVTLRQLEGEYIAWVVAQCGGNKTRAAELLGIDVSTIHRRERERDGNAPR; encoded by the coding sequence GTGTCGGGTGAGTCAGGCCGGGGCGGGCAGCAGGGGCACCTGCTGGTGGTGGACGACCACGTGGAGATGGGGCGCATGCTCGCCGACCCGCTGCAGGACGCGGGCTACAGCGTGGAGCTGGCCACGAGCGGCCAGGACGCCATCGCGCGCGTGCGCGCCCGGCCCTTCGACGCGGTCCTGAGCGACCTGCGCATGGAGCAGGTGGACGGCTTCGACGTGCTCGCCGCCGTGCACGCGGTGGACGCGGAGACGCCGGTGCTGCTGATGACGGCCTTCGGCGGCGTGGAGAGCGCGGTGGAGGCGATGCGCCGCGGTGCCTACCACTACTTCACCAAGCCCTTCCGCCTGGACGAGGTGCTGCTCTACCTGGGCCGCGCGCTGCGCGACCGGGCGCTGCGCGCGGAGAACCGGGCGCTGCGCCAGGCGGTGCGCGAGCAGCAGGGCTTCAGTGCGCTCGTGGGCCGCAGCGCCCCGATGCGCGCGCTCTACGGGCTCATCGAGCGCGTGGCGCACTCGAGCGCCCCGGCGCTGCTGCGCGGCGAGAGCGGCACCGGCAAGGAGCTGGTGGCGCGCGCGCTGCACTTCGAGGGGCCGCGCAAGGGCGGGCCCTTCGTCGCCGTCAACTGCACCGCCTTGCCCGGCGCGCTGCTGGAGAGCGAGCTGTTCGGCCACGTGCGCGGCTCCTTCACCGGGGCCACCACGCCGCGGCGCGGGCTCTTCGTGGAGGCGGACGGCGGCACGCTGTTCCTCGATGAAGTGGCGGACATGGCGCCCGAGCTGCAGGCGAAGCTCTTGCGCGTGCTCGAGGACCACGAGGTGCGCGCGGTGGGCGCGGACAGCGCGCGCCGTGTGGACGTGCGCATCGTGGCGGCGACGCACCAGGACCTCGAGGCGCGGGTGAAGGACGGGCGGCTGCGCCAGGACCTCTTCTACCGCCTCAACGTGGTGACCCTGCGCCTGCCCCCCTTGCGCGAGCGGCGCGAGGACATCGCGCTGCTCGTCGAGCACTTCCTGCAGGCGGCGCGCGCGCGCAACCCGCGCGCCCGGGTGAAGGCGCTCGCGCCGGACGCGCTCGCCGCGCTCTCGCAGCTGCCCTTCCCCGGCAACGTGCGCGAGCTGGAGAACCTGCTCGAGCGGCTCGTGGTGCTGGGCGGCGAGGAGGTGGTGGACCTGGAGACCCTGCGCCTGCACGCACCCGGAGCGGGCGAGGCGCCGCACCCCCTGCAGCGCGCCCAGGCGCAGATCGTCACCCTGCGCCAGCTGGAGGGCGAGTACATCGCCTGGGTCGTGGCGCAGTGCGGCGGGAACAAGACCCGCGCCGCCGAGCTGCTGGGCATCGATGTGTCCACCATCCACCGCCGCGAGCGCGAGCGGGATGGCAATGCGCCACGGTAG